One window from the genome of Sphaerotilus microaerophilus encodes:
- the dnaA gene encoding chromosomal replication initiator protein DnaA, translating into MITDLWERGCERLAAELPEQQFNTWIKPLPAADVSAAADGLRVGLRVPNRFKLDWIRTQYGSRIESALSELAGQPVRLELSLLPRGPEQRMAAPAGSDTAMRVIAPAPLSVGAMLDTSLVTPTAGSMPAGRASLRRPVRAEEPGHVAGAAAPGVSAAPARGALPAPASNIGRLNPALTFETLVPGRANQMARTAALHVVGAPGQMYNPLFIYGGVGLGKTHLIHAVGNALIRNNPDARVLYLHAEQFISDVVKNYQRKTFDELKAKYHSLDLLLIDDVQFFAGKDRTQEEFFNAFEALLAKRAHIIMTSDTYPKGLVDIDERLTSRFDAGLTVAIEPPELEMRVAILLKKAQAEGAGMPEDVAFFVAKNVRANVRELEGALRKVLAYARFSHKEISINLAREALKDLLSIQNRQISVENIQKTVADFYKIKIADMYSKKRPASIARPRQIAMYLAKEMTQKSLPEIGELFGGRDHTTVLHAVRKIGGERQKNTELNQQLHVLEQTLKG; encoded by the coding sequence ATGATCACGGACCTGTGGGAGCGTGGCTGCGAGCGCCTGGCAGCCGAGCTGCCCGAGCAGCAATTCAACACCTGGATCAAGCCCCTGCCGGCTGCCGACGTCTCGGCCGCTGCCGACGGGTTGCGGGTGGGGCTGCGCGTCCCGAACCGGTTCAAGCTCGACTGGATCCGCACGCAGTACGGCTCGCGCATCGAGTCGGCGCTGTCAGAGTTGGCCGGCCAGCCGGTGCGGCTGGAGCTGTCGCTGCTGCCGCGCGGCCCTGAGCAGCGCATGGCGGCCCCGGCGGGCAGCGACACGGCCATGCGCGTCATCGCCCCGGCGCCGTTGTCGGTCGGTGCGATGCTCGACACCTCGCTGGTTACGCCAACCGCTGGCTCGATGCCCGCGGGTCGCGCGTCCTTGCGCCGCCCGGTGCGTGCCGAGGAGCCTGGCCACGTCGCGGGTGCCGCGGCACCGGGGGTGTCTGCCGCGCCCGCGCGTGGCGCACTGCCGGCCCCGGCCAGCAACATCGGCCGGCTCAACCCGGCCCTGACCTTCGAGACCCTGGTGCCCGGGCGGGCCAACCAGATGGCCCGCACCGCGGCGCTGCATGTGGTGGGTGCGCCCGGCCAGATGTACAACCCCTTGTTCATCTACGGCGGCGTCGGCCTGGGCAAGACCCACCTGATCCACGCGGTGGGCAATGCCCTGATCCGCAACAACCCCGACGCCCGGGTGTTGTACCTGCATGCCGAGCAGTTCATCTCCGACGTGGTGAAGAACTATCAGCGCAAGACCTTCGATGAATTGAAGGCCAAGTACCACTCGCTGGACCTGTTGCTGATCGATGACGTGCAGTTCTTTGCCGGCAAGGACCGCACCCAGGAGGAGTTCTTCAACGCCTTCGAGGCGTTGCTGGCCAAGCGCGCGCACATCATCATGACCAGCGACACCTACCCCAAGGGGTTGGTGGACATCGACGAGCGGCTGACCAGCCGCTTCGACGCCGGCCTGACGGTGGCCATCGAGCCGCCGGAGCTGGAGATGCGCGTGGCCATCCTGCTCAAGAAGGCCCAGGCCGAAGGCGCCGGCATGCCCGAGGACGTGGCCTTCTTCGTCGCCAAGAACGTGCGTGCCAACGTGCGCGAGCTCGAAGGGGCGCTGCGCAAGGTGCTGGCCTACGCCAGGTTCTCGCACAAGGAGATCAGCATCAACCTGGCGCGCGAGGCGCTCAAGGACCTGCTGTCGATCCAGAATCGCCAGATCTCGGTGGAGAACATCCAGAAGACGGTGGCGGACTTCTACAAGATCAAGATCGCCGACATGTACTCCAAGAAGCGCCCGGCCAGCATCGCCCGGCCGCGCCAGATCGCGATGTACCTGGCCAAGGAGATGACGCAGAAGAGCCTGCCCGAGATCGGCGAGCTCTTCGGCGGACGCGATCACACGACGGTGTTGCACGCGGTGCGCAAGATCGGCGGCGAGCGCCAGAAGAACACCGAGCTGAACCAGCAGCTGCACGTCCTGGAGCAAACGCTCAAAGGCTGA
- a CDS encoding nucleotidyltransferase family protein, which yields MAVPRFITDGRDDIAAFCRRHHARRLELFGSATRSDFDPACSDLDFLVSFDELPPVAYYDAFFSLKEGPGSDVWSPDGSGCRAGGSQPQPQAARGRRAVVRVSSLKLESPSVRLSLSKNC from the coding sequence ATGGCCGTCCCCCGCTTCATCACCGACGGCCGCGATGACATCGCCGCCTTCTGCCGGCGACACCATGCCCGGCGGCTGGAGCTGTTCGGCTCGGCCACCCGGTCAGACTTCGATCCCGCGTGCAGCGACCTCGACTTCCTGGTGTCCTTCGACGAACTCCCGCCCGTGGCCTACTACGACGCCTTCTTCTCGCTCAAGGAAGGGCCTGGAAGCGATGTTTGGTCGCCAGATGGATCTGGTTGTCGAGCGGGCGGTTCGCAACCCCAACCTCAGGCAGCGCGTGGACGCCGAGCGGTAGTCCGTGTATCCAGCCTGAAGTTGGAAAGCCCTTCAGTGCGATTGAGTCTATCGAAGAACTGCTAG
- the dnaN gene encoding DNA polymerase III subunit beta: MIVLKATQEKVLGALQAVSGIVERRHTLPILANVLIRKQGGHTEFTTSDLEIQVRTAAELGGDEGAFSTTVGARKMIDILRTLPADQVVTLSAAQNKLTLAGGKSRFTLQTLPAEDFPLVQESAEFGPSFSVPQKTLKGLIDQVHFAMAVHDIRYYLNGILFVAEGRTLTLVATDGHRLALAQATLDVEMPKQEVILPRKTVLELQRLLKSEKDDKSAPKDAEGNVEESRIEMRFADNQAKFSFGGMEFVTKLVEGKFPDYNRVIPKNHRNHVTLGRAPLLASLQRAAILTSEKFKGVRINFEPGTLRIAASNAEQEEAKEELEIDYGGDAIEIGFNVTYLIDVLANASTEMVMLSLQDANSSALVTIPEQAGFKYVVMPMRI, encoded by the coding sequence ATGATCGTGCTGAAGGCAACACAGGAAAAGGTGCTGGGCGCCTTGCAGGCCGTCTCCGGCATCGTCGAGCGGCGCCACACGCTGCCCATCCTGGCCAACGTCCTGATCCGCAAGCAGGGCGGGCACACCGAGTTCACCACCTCCGACCTGGAGATCCAGGTGCGCACCGCGGCCGAGCTGGGTGGCGACGAGGGCGCCTTCAGCACCACCGTGGGTGCGCGCAAGATGATCGACATCCTGCGCACCCTGCCCGCCGACCAGGTGGTCACGCTCAGCGCGGCGCAGAACAAGCTGACGCTGGCCGGTGGCAAGAGCCGCTTCACGCTGCAGACCCTGCCGGCCGAGGACTTTCCGCTGGTGCAGGAGTCGGCCGAGTTTGGCCCCAGCTTCAGCGTGCCGCAGAAGACGCTCAAGGGCCTGATCGACCAGGTGCACTTCGCGATGGCGGTGCACGACATCCGCTACTACCTCAACGGCATCCTCTTCGTCGCCGAGGGCCGCACGCTGACGCTGGTGGCCACCGACGGCCACCGCCTCGCGCTGGCGCAGGCGACGCTGGACGTCGAGATGCCCAAGCAGGAGGTCATCCTGCCGCGCAAGACCGTGCTGGAGCTGCAGCGCCTGCTGAAGTCCGAGAAGGACGACAAGTCCGCCCCCAAGGACGCCGAGGGCAATGTGGAGGAGTCGCGCATCGAGATGCGCTTCGCCGACAACCAGGCCAAGTTCAGCTTCGGCGGCATGGAGTTCGTCACCAAGCTGGTCGAGGGCAAGTTCCCCGACTACAACCGCGTCATCCCGAAGAACCACCGCAACCACGTCACCCTGGGCCGTGCCCCGCTGCTGGCCAGCCTGCAGCGCGCGGCCATCCTGACGAGCGAGAAGTTCAAGGGCGTGCGCATCAACTTCGAGCCGGGCACCCTGCGCATCGCCGCCAGCAACGCCGAACAGGAAGAGGCCAAGGAAGAGCTGGAGATCGACTACGGCGGCGACGCCATCGAGATCGGTTTCAACGTCACCTACCTGATCGACGTGCTGGCCAACGCCAGCACCGAGATGGTGATGCTCTCCCTGCAGGACGCCAACAGCTCCGCGCTGGTCACGATTCCCGAACAGGCCGGCTTCAAGTACGTCGTGATGCCGATGAGGATCTGA
- a CDS encoding helix-turn-helix domain-containing protein, which yields MTVTRKKLTEPVSGQRVGRIDTARVDGTTEADVSRQALADDREAMQDAAQFARQVRQRMGLSQAELARRIDVSLETIRNWEQGKRSPTGAAKALLRLLDKAPELALQTLR from the coding sequence ATGACGGTCACCCGCAAGAAGCTCACTGAGCCTGTCAGCGGCCAGCGCGTGGGGCGCATCGACACTGCGCGCGTTGACGGCACCACCGAAGCGGACGTCTCCCGTCAAGCCCTCGCCGACGACCGTGAGGCGATGCAGGACGCTGCCCAGTTCGCCCGCCAGGTACGCCAGCGCATGGGCCTGAGCCAAGCCGAACTCGCGAGGCGCATCGATGTGTCGCTGGAGACCATCCGCAACTGGGAACAGGGAAAACGCAGCCCGACCGGTGCGGCCAAGGCCCTGCTGCGATTGCTGGACAAGGCGCCGGAGCTCGCCTTGCAGACCCTGCGTTAG
- the gyrB gene encoding DNA topoisomerase (ATP-hydrolyzing) subunit B, with translation MTESTTPIPAEPTPEEQAATAAASAAASAAASAAASAGYGSDSIQILEGLEAVRKRPGMYIGDTSDGTGLHHLVFEVVDNSIDEALAGHCDDIVVTIHTDNSISVTDNGRGIPTGVKMDDKHEPKRSAAEIALTELHAGGKFNQNSYKVSGGLHGVGVSCVNGLSKWLRLTVRRDGQTHYMEFRQGVPQDRQIEVRDGFEVSPMRITGETDKRGTEVHFLPDTEIFQHNTEFHYDILAKRLRELSFLNNGVKIRLVDERNQKEDNFAYAGGVKGFVEFVNKGKKVLHPNIFHARGDKISDNQTNVGVEVAMQWNESYNENVLCFTNNIPQRDGGTHLTGLRAAMTRIINKYIEDNEIAKKAKVDITGDDMREGLACVVSVKVPEPKFSSQTKDKLVSSEVRAPVEDIVSRLLSDWLLENPTDAKTICGKIVDAARARDAARKAREMTRRKGVLDGMGLPGKLADCQEKDPALCEIYLVEGDSAGGSAKQGRDRKFQAILPLRGKILNVEKARYEKLLASNEILTLITALGTGIGKGMGGDDFNPDKLRYHRIIIMTDADVDGAHIRTLLLTFFYRQMPDLVERGHIYIAQPPLYKVKHGKAEQYLKDASALDDYLLRVALDGARVDPANGRPVIAAADLSELARQYVQANNVIARLSNWMDVEALRAIADGLALNLDDAASSEASAVALKGALHDAEVAAEFDARSDKHHLRISRRHHGNIKSSIITADFVHGADYEALSRAGLTFNGLLGADATVSRGEGEKQKTVKAGDFRTAMAWLMQQAESSVGRQRYKGLGEMNPEQLWETTMDPTVRRLLRVQIEDAIEADRVFTMLMGDEVEPRREFIETNALRAANIDA, from the coding sequence ATGACCGAATCCACCACCCCGATCCCCGCTGAACCGACGCCCGAAGAGCAGGCTGCTACGGCGGCAGCATCCGCCGCGGCCTCTGCGGCTGCATCGGCCGCGGCCTCCGCAGGGTACGGCTCGGACAGCATCCAGATCCTGGAAGGGCTGGAGGCGGTGCGCAAGCGCCCGGGCATGTACATCGGCGACACCTCCGACGGCACCGGCCTGCACCACCTGGTGTTCGAGGTGGTCGACAACTCCATCGACGAGGCCCTGGCCGGCCACTGCGACGACATCGTCGTCACCATCCACACCGACAACTCGATTTCCGTCACCGACAACGGCCGCGGCATCCCCACCGGCGTCAAGATGGACGACAAGCACGAGCCCAAGCGCTCGGCCGCTGAAATTGCCCTGACCGAGTTGCACGCTGGCGGCAAGTTCAACCAGAACAGCTACAAGGTTTCCGGCGGCCTGCACGGCGTGGGCGTGAGCTGCGTCAACGGCCTGAGCAAGTGGCTGCGCCTGACCGTGCGCCGCGACGGCCAGACCCACTACATGGAGTTCCGCCAGGGCGTGCCGCAGGACCGCCAGATCGAGGTGCGCGATGGCTTCGAGGTCAGCCCGATGCGGATCACCGGCGAGACCGACAAGCGCGGCACCGAGGTCCACTTCCTGCCCGACACCGAGATCTTCCAGCACAACACCGAGTTCCACTACGACATCCTGGCCAAGCGCCTGCGCGAACTCAGCTTCCTGAACAACGGCGTCAAGATCCGCCTCGTCGACGAGCGCAACCAGAAGGAAGACAACTTTGCCTACGCTGGCGGCGTCAAGGGCTTCGTCGAGTTCGTCAACAAGGGCAAGAAGGTCCTGCACCCGAACATCTTCCACGCTCGCGGCGACAAGATCAGCGACAACCAGACCAACGTCGGCGTCGAAGTCGCGATGCAGTGGAACGAGAGCTACAACGAGAACGTGCTCTGCTTCACCAACAACATCCCCCAGCGTGACGGCGGCACCCACCTGACCGGCCTGCGCGCGGCGATGACCCGCATCATCAACAAGTACATCGAAGACAACGAGATCGCCAAGAAGGCCAAGGTCGACATCACCGGCGACGACATGCGCGAGGGCCTCGCCTGCGTGGTCAGCGTCAAGGTGCCCGAGCCCAAGTTCAGCAGCCAGACCAAGGACAAGCTGGTCAGCTCCGAGGTGCGTGCGCCGGTGGAGGACATCGTCAGCCGCCTGCTGAGCGACTGGCTGCTCGAGAACCCCACCGACGCCAAGACCATCTGCGGCAAGATCGTCGACGCTGCGCGCGCGCGCGACGCCGCCCGCAAGGCCCGCGAGATGACCCGCCGCAAAGGCGTGCTCGACGGCATGGGCCTGCCCGGCAAGCTGGCCGACTGCCAGGAGAAGGACCCGGCGCTCTGCGAGATCTACCTGGTGGAGGGCGACTCCGCCGGCGGCTCGGCCAAGCAGGGCCGTGACCGGAAGTTCCAGGCCATCCTGCCCCTGCGCGGCAAGATCCTCAACGTCGAGAAGGCCCGCTACGAGAAGCTGCTGGCCAGCAACGAGATCCTCACGCTGATCACCGCGCTGGGCACCGGCATCGGCAAGGGCATGGGCGGGGACGACTTCAACCCCGACAAGCTGCGCTACCACCGCATCATCATCATGACCGACGCGGACGTGGACGGCGCCCACATCCGCACCCTGCTGCTGACCTTCTTCTACCGCCAGATGCCCGACCTGGTCGAGCGCGGCCACATCTACATCGCCCAGCCGCCGCTGTACAAGGTCAAGCACGGCAAGGCCGAGCAGTACCTCAAGGACGCCTCCGCGCTGGACGACTACCTGCTGCGCGTGGCGCTGGATGGCGCCCGCGTCGACCCCGCCAACGGCCGGCCGGTCATCGCCGCGGCCGACCTGTCCGAACTCGCGCGCCAGTACGTGCAGGCCAACAACGTCATCGCCCGCCTGTCCAACTGGATGGACGTCGAGGCCCTGCGCGCCATCGCCGACGGCCTGGCGCTCAACCTGGACGACGCTGCCAGCTCCGAGGCCAGCGCCGTGGCGCTCAAGGGCGCGCTGCACGACGCCGAGGTGGCGGCCGAATTCGACGCCCGCAGCGACAAGCACCACCTGCGCATCAGCCGCCGCCACCACGGCAACATCAAGAGCAGCATCATCACCGCCGACTTCGTGCACGGCGCCGACTACGAGGCCCTCAGCCGCGCCGGCCTCACCTTCAACGGCCTGCTCGGCGCGGACGCCACCGTCAGCCGCGGCGAAGGCGAGAAGCAGAAAACCGTCAAGGCCGGCGACTTCCGTACCGCCATGGCCTGGCTGATGCAGCAGGCCGAGAGCAGCGTGGGCCGCCAGCGCTACAAGGGCCTGGGCGAAATGAACCCCGAGCAGCTCTGGGAAACCACGATGGACCCGACCGTGCGCCGCCTGCTGCGCGTGCAGATCGAGGACGCCATCGAGGCCGACCGCGTCTTCACCATGCTGATGGGCGACGAAGTCGAACCGCGCCGCGAGTTCATCGAGACCAACGCGCTGCGGGCGGCGAACATCGACGCGTGA
- a CDS encoding ribonuclease P protein component, protein MAQTLSALTASARFEAAMGQRPCARSTHFSVHYLPPAKLSTAATLDPSPPVDDSSGPASGNDILMLGMVVPKRHARRAVTRNLIKRQMRAHVRERLTELPCGEWVLRLRAGINRQAFTSAASEPLQQAVRSELDGLLRDAARRVRSGGPAASGKAAR, encoded by the coding sequence TTGGCACAGACCCTGAGCGCCCTGACCGCGTCCGCCCGTTTCGAGGCGGCCATGGGTCAGCGTCCTTGTGCCCGGTCGACCCATTTCAGCGTGCACTATCTGCCACCCGCCAAGTTGTCAACAGCCGCGACCCTTGATCCGTCGCCCCCTGTGGATGATTCCAGCGGGCCTGCATCGGGAAACGACATCCTGATGCTGGGCATGGTGGTGCCCAAGCGGCACGCGCGCCGCGCCGTGACGCGCAACCTGATCAAGCGTCAGATGCGCGCGCACGTGCGTGAGCGGCTCACCGAACTGCCCTGCGGCGAGTGGGTGCTGCGCCTGCGCGCCGGCATCAATCGCCAGGCCTTCACGTCGGCGGCCTCCGAGCCCCTGCAGCAGGCCGTGCGCAGTGAGCTGGATGGTCTGCTGCGCGATGCGGCACGCCGCGTCAGGTCGGGCGGACCGGCCGCCTCCGGAAAGGCGGCGCGGTGA
- the rpmH gene encoding 50S ribosomal protein L34, with protein sequence MKRTYQPSKVRRARTHGFLVRMKTRGGRAVINARRAKGRKRIAL encoded by the coding sequence ATGAAACGCACTTACCAACCGTCCAAGGTTCGCCGCGCCCGCACCCACGGCTTCCTGGTGCGCATGAAGACCCGCGGTGGCCGTGCGGTCATCAACGCTCGCCGCGCCAAGGGCCGCAAGCGCATCGCTCTCTGA
- the mnmE gene encoding tRNA uridine-5-carboxymethylaminomethyl(34) synthesis GTPase MnmE — translation MLPRHDEPIAAIATAPGRGAVGIVRVSGRALAPLAHALTGRDLTPRVASYGPLRDAAGRPIDHGLALYFPAPHSYTGEDVLELQAHGGPVVLQLLLARCLEAAAAPDAHGSPCLPGLRLARPGEFTERAFLNHKLDLAQAEAVADLIDASTEAAARSAARSLAGEFSRQVGALRDQLVDLRMLVEATLDFPEEEIDFLERADARGRLSRANAQLAHVIDTARQGALLREGLQVVIAGQPNAGKSSLLNALAGAELAIVTPIPGTTRDKVSETLQIEGVPVHIVDTAGLRESDQASDEVERIGIERSWQAIAEADAVLLLHDLTRQDDAAYVAADEAIAARLPAGARLVHVYNKVDLAAQPVAAAPAMRADDGASAIVLSARTHAGLDELRRTLLQLAGWHAAPDGVFLARERHVQALRAAQAHLAEAQAWAGQSDAALDLLAEELRLAHDALGEITGACTPDDLLGVIFSRFCIGK, via the coding sequence ATGCTGCCCCGCCATGACGAACCCATCGCTGCCATCGCCACCGCTCCCGGCCGGGGGGCGGTGGGCATCGTGCGCGTGTCCGGCCGCGCCCTGGCCCCGCTGGCGCACGCGCTGACAGGTCGCGATCTGACGCCCCGGGTGGCCAGCTATGGGCCGCTGCGCGACGCGGCCGGCCGGCCGATCGACCACGGCCTGGCGCTGTACTTCCCGGCGCCGCACAGCTACACCGGCGAAGACGTGCTGGAGCTGCAGGCCCACGGCGGCCCGGTGGTGCTGCAGCTGCTGCTGGCGCGCTGCCTGGAAGCGGCGGCCGCCCCCGATGCGCACGGCAGCCCCTGCCTGCCGGGGCTGCGCCTGGCGCGCCCGGGCGAGTTCACCGAGCGGGCCTTCCTGAACCACAAGCTCGACCTGGCACAGGCCGAGGCAGTGGCCGACCTGATCGACGCCAGCACCGAGGCGGCGGCGCGCAGCGCGGCGCGTTCGCTGGCCGGTGAGTTCTCCCGCCAGGTCGGCGCACTGCGCGACCAGCTCGTCGACCTGCGCATGCTGGTGGAGGCCACGCTGGACTTCCCCGAGGAGGAAATCGACTTCCTCGAACGCGCCGACGCCCGCGGCCGCCTGAGCCGGGCCAACGCGCAGCTGGCCCACGTCATCGACACGGCCCGCCAGGGCGCCCTGCTGCGCGAGGGCCTGCAGGTGGTGATCGCCGGGCAGCCCAACGCCGGCAAGAGCTCCCTGCTCAATGCGCTGGCCGGCGCGGAGCTGGCCATCGTCACGCCGATCCCCGGCACCACGCGCGACAAGGTCAGCGAGACGCTGCAGATCGAGGGCGTGCCGGTGCACATCGTCGACACCGCCGGCCTGCGCGAAAGCGACCAGGCGAGCGACGAGGTGGAACGCATCGGCATCGAGCGCAGCTGGCAGGCCATCGCCGAGGCCGATGCAGTACTGCTGTTGCACGACCTGACGCGCCAGGATGACGCCGCCTATGTCGCTGCCGACGAGGCCATTGCCGCGCGCCTGCCGGCAGGGGCGCGGCTTGTGCACGTCTACAACAAGGTCGACCTCGCCGCCCAGCCCGTCGCCGCCGCTCCGGCCATGCGGGCGGACGACGGCGCCTCCGCCATCGTGCTGTCCGCCCGCACCCACGCCGGCCTGGACGAGCTGCGCCGCACCCTGCTGCAGCTGGCTGGCTGGCATGCTGCGCCAGACGGCGTCTTCCTCGCGCGGGAGCGCCACGTCCAGGCACTGCGTGCCGCGCAGGCCCACCTCGCCGAGGCCCAGGCCTGGGCCGGCCAGTCCGACGCCGCGCTGGACCTGCTCGCCGAGGAGCTGCGCCTGGCGCACGACGCGCTGGGCGAAATCACCGGCGCCTGCACGCCCGACGACTTGCTGGGCGTCATCTTCAGCCGCTTCTGCATCGGAAAGTAG
- the yidC gene encoding membrane protein insertase YidC has protein sequence MTDMRRALLWGVFSMSLVMLWDGWNRHNGQPSMFDPTQPAASAPAANGSAGVPAPVTSTSATAPAAAASAVAVPGTAAATPSETVEVRTDTVNATLDTRGGSLVRVELLGYTEQAGDGKHNITLLDRSAQRAYTAETGLITATAGATLPNHFTVMTLLPGERTLADGQNELKLQFEATAGDVKLVKTYTFRRGDYSIGVQQQVQNTGAAAANVQAYYQLVRDGNAPPNESSFYSTFTGPAVYTDAGKFQKIEFKDIEKRGTTDKPSHETQADNGWVAMVQHYFTSAWLLSDKAQREFFTRKVGNNLYAVGMTVPLGSLAPGAAKTLDARLYVGPQEEKKLEALAPGLDLVKDYGWLTILAKPLFWLLHKLHSMIGNWGWAIVALVVLLKAAFYWLNASAYRSMGKMKAINPKVQELRERYKDEPQKMQQEMMRIYREEKVNPLGGCLPIFIQMPFFIALYWVLLSSVDMRGAPWLGWVTDLSVKDPYFILPILMTLTTVLQTWLNPTPPDPVQAKLMWIMPLAFSVMFFFFPAGLVLYWFTNNLLSIAQQWMINRQLGLNK, from the coding sequence ATGACCGACATGCGCCGTGCCCTGCTGTGGGGTGTTTTCTCGATGTCGCTGGTGATGCTGTGGGACGGCTGGAACCGGCACAACGGCCAGCCGTCGATGTTCGACCCCACGCAGCCCGCCGCCAGCGCACCCGCCGCGAACGGATCGGCCGGCGTCCCCGCTCCCGTGACCAGCACCAGCGCCACCGCACCGGCTGCCGCCGCTTCGGCCGTGGCCGTGCCTGGTACGGCCGCGGCCACACCGTCCGAGACAGTCGAGGTCCGCACCGACACGGTCAACGCCACGCTGGACACCCGCGGTGGCAGCCTGGTGCGCGTCGAGTTGCTTGGCTACACAGAACAGGCTGGTGACGGCAAGCACAACATCACGCTGCTGGACCGTTCGGCCCAGCGCGCCTACACCGCCGAGACCGGGCTGATCACCGCCACGGCCGGCGCGACGCTGCCCAATCACTTCACCGTGATGACGCTGCTGCCCGGCGAGCGCACCCTCGCGGACGGCCAGAACGAGCTGAAGCTGCAGTTCGAGGCGACCGCCGGTGACGTCAAGCTGGTCAAGACCTACACCTTCCGCCGCGGCGACTACAGCATCGGCGTGCAGCAGCAGGTCCAGAACACGGGCGCGGCAGCGGCCAACGTGCAGGCCTACTACCAGCTGGTGCGCGACGGCAACGCGCCGCCGAACGAGTCGAGCTTCTACAGCACCTTCACCGGCCCTGCGGTGTACACCGATGCCGGCAAGTTCCAGAAGATCGAGTTCAAGGACATCGAGAAGCGCGGCACCACCGACAAGCCCAGCCATGAAACCCAGGCCGACAACGGCTGGGTCGCGATGGTGCAGCACTACTTCACCTCGGCCTGGCTCCTGTCGGACAAGGCGCAGCGCGAGTTCTTCACCCGCAAGGTCGGCAACAACCTCTACGCGGTGGGCATGACCGTGCCCCTGGGCAGCCTGGCCCCGGGTGCCGCCAAGACGCTGGACGCGCGCCTGTATGTCGGCCCGCAGGAAGAGAAGAAGCTGGAGGCCCTGGCACCTGGTCTGGACCTGGTGAAGGACTACGGCTGGCTGACCATCCTGGCCAAGCCGCTGTTCTGGCTGCTGCACAAGCTGCACTCGATGATCGGCAACTGGGGCTGGGCCATCGTCGCGCTGGTGGTGCTGCTGAAGGCGGCGTTCTACTGGCTCAACGCCAGCGCCTACCGTTCGATGGGCAAGATGAAGGCCATCAACCCGAAGGTGCAGGAACTGCGCGAGCGCTACAAGGACGAGCCGCAGAAGATGCAGCAGGAGATGATGCGCATCTACCGCGAGGAGAAGGTCAACCCGCTGGGCGGCTGCCTGCCGATCTTCATCCAGATGCCGTTCTTCATCGCGCTGTACTGGGTGCTGCTGTCGAGCGTCGACATGCGTGGCGCCCCGTGGCTGGGCTGGGTGACGGACCTGAGCGTGAAGGATCCGTATTTCATCCTGCCGATCCTGATGACGCTGACCACGGTGCTGCAGACCTGGCTGAACCCCACGCCGCCGGACCCGGTCCAGGCCAAGCTGATGTGGATCATGCCGCTGGCCTTCAGCGTGATGTTCTTCTTCTTCCCGGCCGGCCTGGTGCTCTACTGGTTCACCAACAACCTGCTGTCCATCGCCCAGCAGTGGATGATCAACCGGCAGCTCGGGCTGAACAAGTGA
- the yidD gene encoding membrane protein insertion efficiency factor YidD, whose amino-acid sequence MAWPRQLLIGLVRGYRLLLSPWLGSSCRFEPTCSAYALTALERHGALRGGLLSAARIGRCHPWCAGGHDPVPPTGAGLFTALLGRASAAESAAAPTGSPASESRKTSV is encoded by the coding sequence ATGGCGTGGCCTCGCCAGCTGCTGATCGGGCTCGTGCGTGGCTACCGGCTGCTGCTGAGTCCCTGGCTGGGCTCGTCCTGCCGGTTCGAGCCAACCTGTTCCGCCTATGCCCTGACGGCGCTCGAACGGCACGGCGCCCTGCGCGGCGGCCTGCTCAGCGCTGCCCGCATCGGCCGCTGCCACCCCTGGTGCGCGGGCGGCCATGACCCGGTGCCTCCCACAGGGGCCGGACTGTTCACCGCCCTGCTCGGGCGCGCCAGCGCCGCCGAGTCCGCCGCCGCCCCGACCGGGTCGCCGGCTTCCGAATCCCGAAAGACCTCCGTATGA
- a CDS encoding BrnT family toxin, protein MDFEWDDAKSDACFRERGFDFEYVAQAFFDPARHVMPDDRRAYGEDRFRLLGRIDGRLFVVVYTPRAGALRIISARKANTREVKRYDGHPQEAH, encoded by the coding sequence ATGGATTTCGAATGGGACGACGCCAAGAGCGACGCCTGTTTCCGGGAGCGGGGCTTCGACTTCGAGTACGTTGCCCAGGCCTTTTTCGACCCCGCGCGGCACGTCATGCCCGACGATCGCCGCGCCTATGGAGAAGATCGCTTTCGGCTCCTGGGGCGCATCGACGGACGCCTGTTCGTCGTGGTCTACACGCCCCGGGCCGGGGCGTTGCGCATCATCTCGGCCCGCAAGGCCAACACACGTGAGGTCAAGCGTTATGACGGTCACCCGCAAGAAGCTCACTGA